The proteins below are encoded in one region of Styela clava chromosome 4, kaStyClav1.hap1.2, whole genome shotgun sequence:
- the LOC144421950 gene encoding protein FAM200C-like, producing the protein MEKYLTILGKSQKASYKVAYLIAKDKKKKPHTIGETQIKPAAIAISQIMNGDKVTKEMKESPMSADTIRRPISGMGQNIKCQLIDRVNRGKYALQLDETTDTSGLAQLSVFVKYIANGKLEEALSGTCTGKDIFSAVETSTSICTDGAGVMAGKHKGFLARLLQIAPHIDFRHYILHRENLASKTLDQQLKCVLDSAVNIVNYIKSRPPSD; encoded by the coding sequence ATGGAAAAGTATCTCACAATCTTGGGAAAATCTCAAAAGGCATCGTATAAAGTGGCATATTTaatcgcaaaagataaaaaaaaaaaaccacaCACCATTGGAGAAACACAAATTAAACCTGCTGCTATTGCAATTAGTCAAATTATGAATGGAGACAAGGTAACtaaggaaatgaaagaatcacCAATGTCTGCAGATACCATTCGCCGACCTATCAGCGGAATGGGTCAAAATATTAAGTGTCAACTGATTGATAGAGTCAATAGAGGAAAATACGCTTTGCAATTGGACGAAACCACGGATACGTCTGGTTTAGCGCAGTTGAGCGTGTTCGTTAAGTATATAGCCAATGGGAAGCTTGAAGAGGCGCTTTCTGGGACATGCACTGGTAAAGACATATTCTCAGCAGTGGAGACGAGTACTAGTATTTGTACTGATGGGGCTGGGGTCATGGCGGGAAAACATAAAGGTTTTTTAGCAAGATTATTACAAATTGCGCCTCATATCGATTTTAGGCATTACATTCTTCATAGGGAAAATCTGGCTAGCAAAACACTGGACCAACAATTAAAATGTGTTCTCGATTCAGCAGTAAACATTGTTAATTATATTAAATCGAGACCACCTTCAGACTAG
- the LOC120326497 gene encoding dihydropteridine reductase-like produces the protein MCSRVLVYGGKGALGSKCVELLKKNNVWVASIDLVANDAADSNVLITNLTSWTDQQDEVVTKVESALNGNNVDAILCVAGGWAGGNAKSKNLVKNADLMWKQSVWSSTIAAHLATKFLNSGGILTFPGAFAGTEGTPGMIGYGMAKAAVHQLCKSVASPSSGIPENTTVVSVLPITLDTPMNRKGMPDADFSSWTSLDFVAELLLKWAKGSDRPENGSLLKLVTEKGNTKVVPV, from the coding sequence ATGTGCAGCAGAGTTCTTGTTTATGGAGGAAAGGGAGCGCTTGGAAGCAAGTGTGTCGAGCTGCTCAAGAAAAACAACGTGTGGGTTGCATCTATTGATCTGGTTGCCAACGATGCCGCTGATTCCAACGTTCTTATCACCAATTTAACGTCTTGGACTGACCAACAAGATGAGGTTGTTACAAAAGTTGAATCCGCACTAAATGGTAATAATGTTGATGCCATACTTTGCGTCGCAGGTGGATGGGCTGGTGGTAATGCCAAGTCTAAAAATTTAGTCAAAAACGCAGACCTGATGTGGAAGCAAAGTGTGTGGAGCTCGACAATAGCAGCTCATCTggcaacaaaatttttaaactcTGGCGGGATTCTCACTTTTCCGGGGGCATTTGCGGGCACAGAGGGAACTCCTGGCATGATTGGATATGGAATGGCAAAAGCTGCTGTTCATCAGCTATGCAAAAGTGTTGCTTCGCCATCAAGCGGAATTCCAGAAAATACTACAGTAGTCAGCGTTTTACCTATAACACTTGATACTCCGATGAACAGAAAAGGGATGCCAGATGCAGATTTCTCATCTTGGACTTCACTGGATTTTGTTGCCGAACTTCTGCTAAAGTGGGCAAAAGGATCCGACAGACCTGAAAATGGGAGTTTATTGAAACTGGTTACTGAGAAAGGAAATACCAAAGTTGTACCAGTTTAA